The genomic interval gcttgggaaaTTATGATTCCAGTGTGATTTGTAGCCAGTGATCCTGACTGGAGCTACAACAAACACAtcattgaactggaagctcagatTTCTCCCAAGCCTCGTTGAGTTTCTGTTATCCTTAATCctataggaaagaagaaaataatagtatCAGGTCAGGTGAATGACCAAGATAAACATCAGGAAATTTCATGGCTTCTCCTCAATGGAGGTAGAAAAGATGATGGCTTGCAGGCAGGAAATCCTTTAGGGCTCCTCATGGTACCACATTTCCAATGATTAAAGATGGGGGGAGACTGTAACAGATTGATGCAGGCAGATAGCAAAAGGTACATGCACACCAGGAATGAAGAAATATATCACAACTTCAGGAAAATGGCTAAGATGGGTAGTGATATTCCCACTAAAGGACAGTAAACCACAAATCAATATATTTTGAGTCAAATTAATACGCTTTAGTTTCACCCATAATGTGTTTTGTCCCCAATCTCAGGTGAAAGAGAATAGCCAGGAATATTGGGGAAGTGGGGTTTTTATAACCAAAATATGCAAGAGTAAGGGTTATCCAAGTATTGTTGGTTTCCAGAGGAATTTTGGTGATGTAAGAACTTGGCTGAACTTTCTCATCAGGAGCCAGTCACAAATAGAAATGTTGTTTGAGAGTACACCTTACTAAGTCCATGAAGAAAGCAAAGATTACCTGTCAGTTTACTTAGAGTCACCCAGGCCGGACACGGACAGAATGGATGGATTGATACGGACAGAATGGATGGATTGATAGCTCTTTCTCAATTACAACAGTCAGAAACTGCTGTTATCCAATTATCCAGGGGCTCCAACAGCTTCTTTTCGCCTCTGAGGTACCATATGCTCATGGTACACTGACCCACCTGTGTAACAGGGCCCAGACATTAGCAGGCCCCCACGGGTAAGCACAACTGTCTCCATGAAGGAAGTACCATTCAGGGTGTAAAACCCAGCACTTGTGTAAAAAAAACAGTAACACCTGCCAcagctaaaacaaaaacttaatccACCAAACAACATTGTTCTAGGAGTATCTCTAAATGTTCAAACCTTGCTTGAAATAATGTAATAATTCTGGCTTCTGTAGTGCCACTTTGGGCTAATGTCTTATTAACTGAATTTTGTCAACCCAGAATATGGGAATTTTGCTTAAAAGCCCAGACTGAGAAAGGCTAGTTGCTGCACTAGAATCTCAAATACCTCATGTGTTTGCCAGCTGGCTAAGAAAGATTTTCAATTTTCCTAAATCCACTTTctaacagtctctctctctctctgtctctctctgtctccctctccctctctctctctctctctctctctctctctctctctctctctctctctctctctccaagtctTCCTATATGTTACATGTTACTGTTAGTATTTTTTTGCTATATTGACTGTTAGTCCTCTCTGTTTTATGGACACTTCTGATGAATAAGACCTTGCCTTCTGTTGTTGGGAATCTGAATAACTCCTGTTGTGCTATGGCCCCCAGAGATCCAACTACCTGAAATAAAAGCTACACTTGTTCCATTCCTGGTGTGAAAAACTATATGAAAAGATCTTGTACTTGAGACCCAGGCAGGAGTCAGTTCCCCATTGAGAGAACTGCACCCCCTCTGCAGGAGCATGCTCATGGAAGCTCAGCATTTGCAGGTGGAGCACTTTTCTTACAAATGAGGGGTCTTACAGGAATTGTCTGCCTTCATTATAAAAGACATTTTTGATGAAAAGTTACCTGCCACCCTGGCCctaaacacatacagaaaagtcACAGAGGCTACTAGTTAGCCACTTGCCAAAGATTCCTAAATGAAGAACCAAAAATTCCGAGATCAAAACCAATTGATTGATTTACCCCGGATTGAGGTATGAGCAGCATTAGAGCCAGTCGTCCAGGAGAGCTAGGCTGGGAATTGCTGAGCTGATTAAATCAAGGAAGGTATTTTCCTGTCCTCTAGGCTTAGTGAGTCACTCTAGACATGATGAGCTAGAGAGAGATAATAGCTGTGGGGAGCATTTTACACATCACATTCTAAGAAAAACTGTTTCAAAACCCCTTCTACAGTAACTTTTGAATATATTCTgcaccatttgaaaaaaaaagaattctgtctAACTTAAGGCCCATCAGAATAATCATGGAAGTTCAGAGTTGCTGCCTGGCTATGCTTCTTGACCACCATACATAAACTCTTCCATCCAGATCTCCATTTTCTGAACATGGAGACCCCTGACAGGGTAAGTGAGCACCGCTTTCCcgatcatgataatggactgagtaAGTACTGGAATCTTGGTCTTTCCCTTCAGAGGTAATGTGGGATGAACAGGACTACAGCCCAAAGTCATTCTGATAAATCCCCTCTGATGACCTATAGAGAGGTTCTTTTTTtatattctgttcctctagagaaaccTAGTGCAACATTTTGGATATGAATTACTTGAATGAATGATCTAAACTATCCAAAAGCTGTGTTTATTTGTCAAAGCAAGTTATCTATTCACCTTTGATTCAGTCTTAAAAATAAGGGAGTGGTGAATGTGTATCTAGTAGCCTAGACTGTGTTCTCTGAAATTAGCATTGAAATCTGGATAGGAAATATCAGAGACCCAAGTTTCCAGCCTCGTAGAAGAAGGCACAGATGAGAAACAAACACTGAAAATCAAATCCTGTCTGTTATTGCCTCACACAGGGTGAAGAGGAAACAGTTGCCAGTTCTTCATGTTGGATCCAGTAGAACCTTCAAAGCACTACCTGCAGGAGAAATGGCAAGAGCTGAGATAGCCCAGAGATGGGACCACACAGAAATCAGTGTTCAGGATTTCTCCTATAGGTGGACCATCAGCAACTTCCCTGTTATCGCTGAGGAAATGCTGCAAAGCATTAGAAGCCCAACTTTCTCAATAGGAGCCCATGACAAATGGTGTTTGAGAGTAAACCCGAATAGAGTGGATGAAGAAAGTGCAGATCACCTGTCAGTTTACCTAGTGTTGCTCAGCTGTCTAAAGAGTCATATTTGGGCAAAGTTCCGGTTCTGGATCATAAGTGCCGAAGGAGAGAAAACGAAAGTCAAGAAGAGCCCAAGAGCCTTTTATGTTCTTGACAGGCCAGGACTGCGGTTACAAACAATTccttctttgatattttttcttttgtcttatgcATTTTGGCTTCTCCCAGACGACCAGCTCACCCTTGTCTGCAAGGTGAGCATGGTCCAGGGCTCTTTGAGCCTCTGTGACCATAACAAGAAGCCGGGCATTCTGGTTCCCAGATGCACATTGGCAGATGACCTAGGAGAGCTGAGGGAAAAATCCCAATTCACTGACTGCTGCCTAGTGGTAGCTGGCCAGGAATTCTGATCTCACAAGGCCATCTTAGCAGCTCGCTCTCCAGATATCAGAGCCATGTTTCAACATGACatggaggagaacagaaagaattGCGTTGAGATGCCTCACCTGGAGCCACAAGTCTTCAAGGTAATGATCGACTTCATTTACACGAGAACAGCACCAGACTTGGATAGATTGGCAGCTgctgtgctggcagctgctgacaaGTATGGTCTGGAGCATTTGAAGATATTGTGTGAGGATGCCCTCTTCAGGgacctctctgtggagaatgctgcccacactctcttcctggctgacctccacagctcagggcagctgaaaacccAGACACTGGATTTCATTACAGCCCATGCTTCTGAGGTCTCGAAGACCTCAACTGGAAGACAATAGTGGGCTCATATCTACACTTAGTGGTTGAAGCTTACGGTTCCCTGTCGGCTCACTGTCCTTTCCTGGAGCACCCTATTAAATGCTTTAAGTGATCCTAGGACTTGGCAAACCTTGTCCTACACTTGTCTCCCAGAAGCAGCAGTCATTGTGTTACCAATTATACCTACACAGCCTCTAACCTATTGTTatattggtttgatttttgtctaAGAAGTTagaatttgaaattcattttatctGCTGGCACCAAGCATGTTACAACAGGGCTTCTTTGGAGAAACTTACCTGGATTGGACTGAGCAGAAGATATGGGCAAGGactcagaaaggagaaaacaaacatgaatgtTTGATTACAAGGGaagcaaagagaatgaagaaagtttTTCTCCAAACActgtgttctccctttctgttcttgatccagctgggatctcctgctcccctaagctttctttccctcaaatcttgcccttcattattcccactgtcgtccaggctgttcatgtagatctcatgcattttgctgtcattgggtgatccctgggtctttcctagggtcccgttttctaggcagcctccctggagttgtgtagcagtctagtcatctttgtttttacatctagtatcctccaatgagtgactacataccatgtttgtccttctgagtctgggttacctcactcatgatgattatTTTCTAcatctgtccatttgcctgcaaacctcatgatgtcattgttttgatctgctgagtagtactccattgtgtatatgtaccatattttctttatccattctttagttgaagggcatctaggttgattcccggttctggctattacaaaaaatgctgatataaacatagctaagaacatgcccttgtggtatgattgagcattccttgggaatatgcccaagagtgctacagctgggtcttggggaagatggattcccagttttctaaggaagcaccatattgatttccaaagtggctgtacaagcttgcattccctccagcagtggaggagagttccccttgctccacatcgtctccagcataagctgtcttctgtgttttttatcttagccactctgactggtgtaaggtggtatctcagagtcgttttgatttgcatttcccagctAATTAgcgatgttgagcaattcctttaatgtctttcagccatttgaacttcctctgtggagaattctctgtttagttctatagcccatttcttaaatggacagttgggcattttgatatctaatttcttgagttctttatatattctggatatcagccgtgtgtcagatgtggggttggtgaagaccttttcccattctgtaggctgtcactttgtcttgttgaccatgtcatttactctacaaaagcttctcggttttaacaggtcccattgattgattgtttctctcagtgcctgtgctactggtgttatatttagaaagtgatctctggtgccaatgcattcaagattacttcctattttctcttctaccaggttcagagtatttggatttatgttgaggtctttgaaccacttggacttaagttttgtgcatggtgacagatatggatgtatttgcagccttctacatattgacatccagttatgccagcactatatgttgaagatgctttcttttttctattatacatttttggcttctagtcaaaaattatatgttcataggtgtgcgggttaatgtcagggtcttcaattcgattccattggtccacatgttggtttttatgctagaaccaaactgtttttattatggtatctctataggagagcttgaggtcggggattgtgatgcctccagaggttgctttattatacaggatacttttggctatcctgggttttttgttattccATATTTAgtttagtattattctttccagatctgtgaagaattgtgttggtaatttgatggggattgtgttgaatctgtagattgcttttggtaagatcgccatttttattatgttaatcttgcctatccatgagcatgggaggtctttccactttcggacatcttcttcaatttctttttccaaggacttaaagttcttgtcatacagttccttcacatgcttagttagagtaaccccaaggtattttatatcgttttttggctattgtaaatggtgatgtatctctgagttcCTTCTCAGCCTGCAAGAATGCCACACTTCCCTGGAGATAATTAAAGGAAAATGCTAGAGGAAGGATTCAGGGGAAACAGCTCTGGTCTATCACTCTCCATTCTGCTCTGCCCACAGTCTGTCATGGTCATATTCTACACTGTTGTGAGAGTTTATTTGGCCACAATTTTTGTTTTAGCAAGTTATGTAAAATGCcgtaaattatgtatatgttaaAAAAGTGATTTAACAAGAAATCTATACCCAAAGGTGTGTATTTAAATGCTTAGCTTTATTTTTTGTAAAGTGCGGTGTGCTCCCACATTTATGTAAACTTATTGATcagatgtttaaaattatttcagatcAACATTAAAGtaattgttttatgatttttaaaaaaaacacaaaaactttGCTCAGTCACTGAGTTTGCAGCAGTTTTCATTAGCAGCCAGTCTCTGAAGGACTCAGATCTGCCTGGAAGAGAGTCTCATATTTATTTTGACTATGAATATTTGGTTCTGGAATCTCACTTAGATCTAGGTTGCTTTATCACTTCCTTTGAACTAGTTGTAAATTTGCCTGCTAAATGACTCACAAAGAAACCAAACTTAGTTATTATAGAAGTTTTTCTTGACCCATTGAGTTTTTCTTACCAAGATtcttttagaacattttttaatgtaaaacctTTGAGatgtacaaaaaaagaaaagtgtcaaATTTGGGCAAAGTCTTAAatgctgaaggaaagaaaatccaagTTGTGGGAGCCAGAAGGGCTTTAGGTTCTTGCCATGCTATGACTGGGGATTCCAAAAGTCCATCCTTTGAAATTTCCTGTTGTCCCATGCTTCTTCACTTCTCCCAGATGATGGGTTCATCCTTCTCTGCAAGGTGAGTGTGGTCCAGGTCTCCTTCAACATCTCCGACTAGAACACAATGGCAGGGATCCAGGTTCCAAGCTGCACATTGGCATATATGCTATGAGAGTTGTGGGGGAATTCCAAATTAAGAGACTGCTGCCTGGAAGTAGCTGACCATGAATTCTGGGCTCACAAGGCCATCTTAGCAGCTTgctctccagttttcagagccatgtttcaacATGACATGAAGGAGAGCAAAAGTAGCCTCATTGAGCTACATGACCTGGAGCCACaagtcattaagaaaatgatgGACTTCATTTACACTGGAAAGGCACCAGACCTGGACAGCATGGCAGATGCTGTGCTGATAGCTGCTGACAAGTATGGTCTGGAGCTTTTGAAGGTCATGTGTGAGGATGCCCTCTTCAGGgacctctctgtggagaatgctgtccacactctcttcctggctgacctccacagctcagggcagctgaaaacccAGACACCAAATTTCATTACAGCTTCatgcttctgaggtctctgagacCTCAGGCTGGAATAAATGGAGGGCGCATACCCCCACTTGGTGGCTGAAGCATATGGTTCCCTGTCTACTGCACAGGCTGAAACACATGAAGTGATCCTAGAACCTGTTCAGTTGTGACCTACACTTGTCTCCTAGAAGTAGCAGTCAGTGTTGATAACAATGACACCTGAGTTGACTATTGGATTTGTGGAGCATTTTCAGTGAAACTAGGGAAAGATAGATGGTGGTTCAGCCTTTAATACACTGTTAATGTGTTGAATGGCAGcttagggtcagagaatctggattcTGGTACATTTTATGGCTTGATAATTTTTCCATTGAGTTGGAAACCAGGATTCAATGTTGTTGCTTGCTCCATGGATATCCCAAGGTTCTCCAAAGAAAGTCTGTCTGGATTGGACTGAGAACAACATTTGACCAAGGGCTCAGCAAAggaccaaacaaaaatgaatatttgcTTACAAGAGAAGTATAAGACAATGAAGACTTTTTTCTGAAAACCAGTGTGTGGGACTGAGGAAATGATCAGTTGCAAAAGCAATTGTTGCCCTTGCATCAGACCATTGTTCTGTCCTCCCCTTTTCTCCATGCACACATCCACCTCTGTAGACCATACCTacccaaataaaaatatcaaatgagTGAGATTGACTTCCTTTTCTAAGTGGGTTCTCTTGAGTtctgttaagaatttttttactctttgaggTCTTTGAGCTTAAAATTCTAAGATCTTTTGGTAATGTTTCATCTAGTTCACGTTCACTACAGGCCATTACTGTAGGAGGAGTCAGGTTGCCTGGCTTCTCCACAGTGTTGGTGGTTTCATTGAACTTGCGCATCTGGAGCTAGTTCACagcttgaatttatttatttttatctcaaccTACTCTATCAAAGTGAGTATTTACGTTTTCAGTATGGA from Onychomys torridus unplaced genomic scaffold, mOncTor1.1, whole genome shotgun sequence carries:
- the LOC118575895 gene encoding LOW QUALITY PROTEIN: speckle-type POZ protein-like (The sequence of the model RefSeq protein was modified relative to this genomic sequence to represent the inferred CDS: inserted 1 base in 1 codon; substituted 1 base at 1 genomic stop codon), with the translated sequence MARAEIAQRWDHTEISVQDFSYRWTISNFPVIAEEMLQSIRSPTFSIGAHDKWCLRVNPNRVDEESADHLSVYLVLLSCLKSHIWAKFRFWIISAEGEKTKVKKSPRAFYVLDRPGLRLQTIPSLIFFLLSYAFWLLPDDQLTLVCKVSMVQGSLSLCDHNKKPGILVPRCTLADDLGELREKSQFTDCCLVVAGQEFXSHKAILAARSPDIRAMFQHDMEENRKNCVEMPHLEPQVFKVMIDFIYTRTAPDLDRLAAAVLAAADKYGLEHLKILCEDALFRDLSVENAAHTLFLADLHSSGQLKTQTLDFITAHASEVSKTSXWKTIVGSYLHLVVEAYGSLSAHCPFLEQKVISGMMGSSFSARAMFQHDMKESKSSLIELHDLEPQVIKKMMDFIYTGKAPDLDSMADAVLIAADKYGLELLKTSRHKKRVHCGSILNAKELYEDAQMAQKVKQYLSNLELGMDEERLRTLSLQCEPATSTLYSEDGQVSVVWGGAGFLIHLANHLKESTRRHLKHWSFGKHIQRMVDQFALFAALKHVEAMKILPEYKAPFPRPAIDIFNLY